Proteins encoded within one genomic window of Bacillus sp. F19:
- a CDS encoding MFS transporter, with amino-acid sequence MKAGLFKPLKVPAYRSLFGAQVFSDLGNWLDFIALQVIIAYHWHHGEGAIAALITIMALPWVLIGPFASVFVDHLPKKKVMLICLLFRLVFVIGLFFSPSLHILLLFVLLKGIAAALYDPARQSAIRMTVSEEQLPEAVTLSTLSVNSMKIIGPSLGGLLIALYGVRSPFIAEIIGFAAAIGFLAFLPELKTEAVHNEKEKKSYLHELKEGISHINRTALLRASILFASLSFFIIFLYDGLFIFIIQKLGFDDGSFGVVMSAVGFGSVIGSLIIGQWTAWKNRSLRFMAIATLFSGIFIVMTGLGGLKVFVLDHWVWFTSAFMLGLLGSVSSIPFGYLLQSETPKELMGRVSAAAMALQTLAMLSAPTAGAIIANWIGSASVLVYAGAATIVLGALAAIYKPSSSSKNSGIRKSQGYPL; translated from the coding sequence GTGAAAGCAGGTCTATTTAAACCTTTGAAAGTCCCCGCTTATCGCTCTTTATTTGGTGCACAGGTCTTTTCCGACCTTGGCAATTGGCTCGATTTTATCGCACTGCAGGTCATCATCGCCTATCACTGGCATCATGGAGAGGGAGCGATTGCGGCATTAATTACAATTATGGCCCTTCCTTGGGTCCTTATTGGACCTTTTGCAAGCGTCTTTGTTGACCACCTGCCGAAAAAGAAGGTCATGTTAATCTGTTTGCTTTTTCGGCTTGTATTTGTTATCGGATTATTTTTTTCTCCCAGCCTCCATATTCTCTTGCTGTTTGTTTTGCTGAAAGGAATTGCAGCTGCTCTTTATGATCCTGCACGTCAAAGTGCAATTCGGATGACCGTTTCCGAAGAACAGCTTCCTGAAGCAGTTACCCTGAGCACTCTTTCAGTCAATTCAATGAAAATTATCGGGCCGTCTTTAGGCGGATTACTGATTGCTTTGTACGGTGTTAGAAGTCCTTTTATTGCTGAAATCATTGGCTTTGCTGCGGCTATTGGATTTTTGGCCTTTCTTCCTGAGCTTAAAACAGAAGCTGTCCATAACGAGAAAGAAAAAAAGTCATATTTGCATGAACTTAAAGAAGGAATATCGCATATTAACAGGACTGCTCTGTTAAGAGCATCTATTCTTTTTGCTTCCCTTTCTTTTTTTATTATTTTTTTGTATGACGGGCTTTTTATCTTCATCATTCAAAAACTGGGGTTTGATGATGGCAGCTTCGGTGTTGTCATGAGTGCAGTAGGATTTGGCAGCGTTATCGGCTCCCTTATTATAGGGCAATGGACTGCATGGAAGAACCGTTCACTACGCTTTATGGCAATAGCTACACTCTTTAGCGGCATATTCATTGTCATGACAGGTCTGGGAGGATTAAAGGTATTTGTACTGGATCATTGGGTTTGGTTTACAAGTGCGTTCATGCTTGGCCTGCTCGGTTCAGTCTCTTCGATTCCTTTTGGTTATTTGCTTCAGTCTGAAACGCCGAAAGAACTGATGGGAAGGGTTTCTGCTGCAGCCATGGCTTTGCAGACACTTGCTATGCTTTCTGCTCCAACAGCGGGAGCAATTATCGCCAATTGGATAGGCTCAGCCAGTGTACTAGTGTATGCAGGTGCTGCGACGATTGTTTTAGGGGCATTGGCCGCGATATACAAACCATCATCTTCTTCAAAGAATTCTGGCATAAGAAAATCACAGGGTTATCCCCTGTGA
- a CDS encoding AMP-binding protein: MRITSTYRTYAQKNNKRPAIVTDKEIVSYSEWYDLVQRTAASFYKETAIYKRVALFLPNGRLFLQLFAGASEAGWASMVGDMRWKEQEIEERLQHITPDLIIADEKMKEYFHQHSTKTIFSDEIEKWLCASIDFQENDDNVPFYIGFTSGSTGKPKAFIRSHASWIESFRCNQIDLGMTEKEHVLIPGSFINSTFLYGALSTLFLGGTIYVLTKFSPARLMDFLHDYPISTVYVVPTMIQGLLNEGYYNEQSVSFISTGAKWLPSVKTKMRLQFPIANFYEFYGSSELSFVTVLKNNEQIQHADSVGRVFQNVEISIRNEKGEEVGVGEEGVLYVKSKMLFDGYLNNEEETKKILQGDWATVYDIAKIDEEGFVYILGRQNDMIIYGGMNIYPQEIEQVLMKYDGVEEAIVLGIKDEYWGEKVAAFIKGNVSLPSLKNYCLQNLSSYKIPRVWRKVANFPHTAGGKISRQEVRKWFEKGGLE; the protein is encoded by the coding sequence ATGAGAATTACCAGCACTTATAGAACGTATGCTCAAAAAAATAACAAACGGCCTGCCATCGTAACAGATAAAGAAATAGTTTCATATAGTGAATGGTATGATTTAGTTCAGCGAACAGCTGCCTCTTTTTATAAAGAAACTGCGATTTATAAAAGAGTTGCCTTATTCTTGCCAAATGGACGCTTGTTTTTACAGCTATTCGCTGGAGCGAGTGAAGCAGGCTGGGCTAGTATGGTCGGAGATATGAGGTGGAAAGAGCAGGAAATAGAAGAACGGCTTCAACATATAACTCCTGATCTTATCATTGCTGATGAAAAGATGAAGGAATATTTTCATCAGCATTCAACAAAGACCATTTTTTCAGATGAAATCGAGAAATGGCTATGTGCCAGCATTGATTTTCAAGAGAATGACGATAATGTCCCTTTTTACATTGGTTTTACCTCTGGTTCAACAGGCAAACCAAAAGCATTCATACGTTCCCATGCTTCATGGATAGAAAGTTTTCGGTGTAATCAAATAGATCTCGGGATGACAGAGAAAGAACATGTGTTAATACCCGGTTCATTTATAAATTCTACCTTTTTATATGGAGCTTTAAGTACCTTGTTTTTAGGAGGCACGATTTATGTGCTGACAAAGTTTTCGCCCGCACGTTTGATGGATTTCTTACATGACTATCCGATTTCTACTGTATATGTAGTACCTACAATGATTCAGGGACTATTAAATGAAGGATATTATAATGAACAATCAGTTTCCTTTATATCTACAGGGGCGAAGTGGCTGCCAAGCGTGAAGACCAAAATGCGCCTTCAGTTTCCAATCGCTAATTTTTATGAGTTTTACGGGTCGTCCGAGCTTAGTTTTGTCACGGTTTTAAAAAATAACGAACAGATCCAACATGCGGATTCAGTTGGAAGAGTATTTCAGAATGTTGAAATTAGTATTCGCAATGAAAAGGGAGAAGAAGTAGGTGTTGGAGAAGAGGGAGTTTTATATGTAAAAAGCAAAATGCTTTTTGATGGATATTTAAATAATGAGGAAGAAACAAAAAAAATATTACAGGGAGATTGGGCAACAGTTTATGATATCGCCAAAATAGATGAAGAAGGTTTTGTATACATTCTTGGCAGGCAAAATGATATGATTATTTATGGCGGAATGAACATTTACCCCCAAGAAATAGAACAGGTATTAATGAAATACGATGGGGTCGAAGAAGCGATTGTTTTGGGAATTAAAGATGAGTATTGGGGGGAGAAAGTGGCTGCTTTCATTAAAGGAAATGTGTCCTTGCCCTCTTTAAAAAATTATTGCCTTCAGAATCTATCTTCTTATAAAATTCCACGCGTTTGGAGAAAAGTAGCAAATTTCCCCCACACAGCGGGAGGGAAGATTTCACGCCAGGAAGTAAGAAAATGGTTTGAGAAAGGGGGGTTAGAATGA
- a CDS encoding acetyl-CoA C-acyltransferase: MTRAVIVKAKRTVIGKKGGILRKYPPEQLAAFVIRDIVQDLPEQVDEIIFGNAVGPGGNIARLSGLESGLSFTVPGMTIDRQCGSGLEAIRLACYLIQGGAGQIYIAGGVESTSQSPYDKRARFSPEQIGDPDMGVAAEHVAQKYGITRQMQDDYALLSYQRAIHSLKKDYYSDELVKIADIPLQDESLNPKLNYERMLRRLSPCFKENGTVTLGNCCGINDGASAVLVMSEKKAKELGYQPIMCFVDSVVSGVNPNYPAIGPIPAVSQLLSRHSLSIQDIDLFELNEAFASKVVACASELSIPYEKLNVEGGAIALGHPYGASGAILVTRLFYEVQRYKANYTISAIGIGGGIGIAVLWESMI; the protein is encoded by the coding sequence ATGACGCGAGCGGTAATCGTCAAAGCAAAGAGAACCGTAATAGGAAAGAAAGGCGGTATCTTAAGAAAGTATCCCCCCGAACAATTAGCAGCTTTTGTTATTAGAGACATCGTTCAAGATCTGCCTGAACAAGTTGATGAAATTATTTTCGGAAATGCGGTGGGGCCTGGAGGAAATATTGCGAGATTGTCAGGCTTGGAGAGCGGTCTGTCTTTTACTGTACCAGGTATGACAATCGACCGGCAGTGCGGCTCTGGATTAGAAGCAATTCGCCTTGCTTGTTATCTGATCCAAGGCGGAGCGGGGCAAATATATATTGCGGGTGGTGTCGAAAGTACCAGTCAATCTCCGTACGATAAACGGGCGCGTTTTTCACCGGAACAGATCGGAGACCCTGATATGGGTGTTGCTGCGGAACATGTAGCTCAAAAATACGGGATTACACGGCAGATGCAGGATGATTATGCTCTGCTTAGTTATCAACGGGCCATTCATTCATTAAAAAAAGACTATTATTCTGATGAACTCGTTAAAATTGCTGATATTCCCTTGCAAGATGAAAGTTTAAATCCAAAGCTTAATTATGAGAGAATGTTGCGTCGATTGTCTCCTTGTTTTAAGGAAAATGGGACGGTAACGTTGGGAAACTGTTGTGGAATCAATGATGGGGCATCGGCGGTCCTTGTCATGTCTGAGAAAAAAGCCAAGGAACTAGGATACCAACCAATCATGTGTTTTGTAGATAGTGTGGTATCAGGAGTGAACCCAAACTATCCAGCCATTGGTCCAATTCCTGCCGTTTCCCAATTATTATCTAGGCATTCTTTATCGATTCAGGATATCGATCTGTTTGAATTAAATGAAGCTTTTGCTTCAAAAGTAGTTGCATGTGCAAGTGAGCTTTCGATTCCTTATGAAAAATTAAACGTAGAAGGCGGCGCCATTGCCTTAGGCCATCCTTATGGGGCATCAGGAGCTATTTTGGTGACAAGATTATTTTATGAAGTCCAGCGTTACAAAGCGAACTATACTATTTCTGCTATAGGAATTGGCGGGGGAATTGGAATCGCTGTTTTATGGGAGAGTATGATATGA
- the parE gene encoding DNA topoisomerase IV subunit B yields the protein MGKQQQFDYNDDAIQVLEGLEAVRKRPGMYIGSTDARGLHHLVYEIVDNSVDEALGGFGDHIIVKIHKDNSVSVQDKGRGMPTGMHKLGKPTAEVIMTVLHAGGKFGQGGYKTSGGLHGVGASVVNALSEWVVVTIHRDGYVYEQRFENGGKPATTLEKIGKSGKTGTIIHFKPDPAIFSTTTYNAETLSERLRESAFLLKGLKIELIDERNQTKDVYHYETGIEAFVSYLNEEKDSLHNVVSFEGIQNSIEVEFAFQFNDGYSENILSFVNNVRTKDGGTHESGSKTAMTRAFNEYARKVGILKEKDKNLDGSDIREGLSAIISVRIPEELLQFEGQTKGKLGTSEARSAVDSVVSENLAYFLEENPETSTLLVRKAIKAFQAREAARKAREEARSGKKRKRSEATLSGKLTPAQSRNPQRNEIYLVEGDSAGGSAKQGRDRRFQAVLPLRGKVINTEKAKLADIFKNEEINTIIHAIGAGVGADFNVEDCNYDKVIIMTDADTDGAHIQVLILTFFYRYMKPLIEAGKVFIALPPLYKVSKGTGKKAVVEYAWSDEELQDVLKKVGKGYMIQRYKGLGEMNADQLWETTMDPETRTLIRVRIDDAARAERRVTTLMGDKVEPRRKWIESNVAFGLDEETNILENENLSVAEEE from the coding sequence TTGGGTAAGCAGCAGCAGTTTGATTACAATGATGATGCGATTCAAGTATTAGAAGGATTAGAAGCAGTGCGGAAAAGACCGGGTATGTATATCGGCAGCACTGATGCGAGAGGCTTGCATCACCTCGTCTATGAAATCGTTGATAATTCCGTTGATGAAGCATTAGGCGGATTTGGTGATCACATAATCGTTAAAATACATAAAGATAATAGTGTGTCTGTTCAGGACAAAGGGCGCGGAATGCCAACAGGGATGCACAAGCTCGGTAAACCGACAGCAGAAGTCATTATGACAGTCCTGCATGCCGGAGGGAAATTCGGCCAAGGCGGATATAAAACAAGCGGCGGGCTCCATGGCGTTGGCGCCTCTGTAGTTAACGCACTGTCTGAATGGGTTGTCGTCACCATTCATCGCGATGGATATGTCTATGAACAGCGATTTGAAAATGGCGGTAAACCTGCAACAACTCTAGAGAAAATCGGGAAGTCGGGTAAAACAGGCACAATCATTCATTTCAAGCCTGATCCAGCCATATTCAGCACCACAACATATAACGCTGAGACATTAAGTGAGCGCTTAAGGGAATCCGCTTTTCTTTTAAAAGGCTTAAAAATTGAGCTGATTGATGAACGGAATCAGACTAAAGACGTTTACCACTACGAAACAGGGATCGAAGCGTTTGTCTCCTATTTGAATGAAGAAAAGGATTCCCTGCACAATGTTGTCTCCTTTGAAGGGATACAAAACAGCATTGAAGTTGAATTCGCTTTTCAATTTAACGATGGATACTCAGAGAATATCCTATCGTTTGTAAATAACGTCCGGACAAAAGACGGCGGAACACATGAATCTGGTTCCAAAACGGCCATGACCCGTGCATTTAATGAATACGCAAGAAAAGTCGGCATTTTAAAAGAAAAAGATAAAAATCTGGATGGATCAGATATACGAGAAGGACTTTCAGCGATCATTTCCGTCCGGATCCCTGAAGAGCTTCTGCAATTTGAAGGGCAGACCAAGGGAAAGCTCGGCACAAGTGAGGCAAGATCTGCAGTTGATTCTGTCGTATCGGAAAATCTTGCTTACTTTTTAGAGGAAAACCCGGAGACAAGCACGCTGCTTGTCAGAAAAGCGATAAAAGCTTTCCAGGCACGGGAAGCAGCCCGGAAAGCCCGCGAGGAAGCAAGAAGCGGAAAGAAAAGAAAACGTTCTGAGGCCACGCTCAGCGGAAAACTTACCCCTGCACAATCCAGAAATCCTCAAAGAAATGAAATTTATCTGGTTGAGGGTGATTCTGCCGGCGGTTCAGCGAAACAGGGACGGGACAGACGCTTTCAGGCAGTTCTTCCATTGCGCGGAAAAGTCATTAACACAGAAAAAGCAAAGCTTGCAGACATTTTTAAAAATGAAGAGATTAATACAATCATTCATGCCATCGGAGCAGGTGTCGGAGCCGATTTTAATGTTGAAGATTGCAATTACGATAAAGTCATTATCATGACAGATGCTGATACAGACGGAGCGCATATTCAAGTTCTTATTTTGACTTTCTTTTACCGCTATATGAAGCCGCTCATTGAAGCAGGAAAAGTTTTTATCGCTCTGCCGCCTTTATACAAAGTCAGCAAAGGAACAGGAAAAAAAGCGGTCGTGGAATATGCCTGGTCAGATGAAGAGCTTCAGGATGTTCTAAAGAAAGTTGGAAAAGGCTATATGATTCAGCGCTACAAAGGTCTTGGAGAAATGAACGCAGATCAGCTGTGGGAAACGACAATGGATCCGGAGACTAGAACATTAATCCGTGTCCGCATTGACGATGCCGCACGTGCTGAGAGACGCGTCACAACATTGATGGGTGACAAAGTTGAGCCTAGACGGAAATGGATAGAAAGCAATGTAGCATTTGGCTTAGATGAAGAAACCAACATCTTAGAAAACGAGAACTTATCCGTCGCAGAGGAGGAATAA
- the parC gene encoding DNA topoisomerase IV subunit A, with amino-acid sequence MTQPEKFRDLPLEDVIGDRFGRYSKYIIQDRALPDARDGLKPVQRRILYAMHVDGNTNDKNFRKSAKTVGNVIGNYHPHGDTSVYDAMVRMSQDWKVRNLLIEMHGNNGSNDGDPPAAMRYTEARLSPIASELLRDIDRRTVEFVPNFDDTSQEPLVLPAMYPNLLVNGSTGISAGYATDIPPHHFGEVIDAVMKRIDQPNCSVDELMTVINGPDFPTGGIIQGIEGIKKAYETGKGKIIIRGKAEIESIRGGKQQIVITEIPFEVNKANLVKRMDEFRIERKLDGIAEVRDETDRTGMRIVVELKKEADAQGILNYLYKNSDLQVPYNFNMVAIHNRRPTLMTLPTILDAYIAHQKEVITNRSNYDLQKARERQHIVEGLIKALSILDEVIATIRASKDKRDAKDNLISKFQFTELQAEAIVSLQLYRLTNTDITALQNEAKELDEKITALLEILNNEKRLYQVIKADLKKVKKMYADERRSVIENEIQEIKINLEVMIASEDVIVTVTKDGYIKRTSGRSYAASNGQDFGMKETDRLLAKYDVNTTEVVLLFTNKGNYIYCPVHELPDIRWKDLGQHIANIVNLERDEQLIKAIPVKDFTTEQYMLFVTKNGMVKKTELKLYKAQRYSKALMAVNLKNDDVLIDVHVTSGRDDLFIATQFGYGLWFSEEEVNIVGARAAGVKGINLKEGDSVIGGSAFTAGEIPQVVIVTQRGAAKKMSLKEFEKTSRAKRGLIMLRELKNNPHRLVGMQIIQPEDTIMIKTEKGQIEEIAPKTLRANDRYSNGSFFIDEGDSGSVKEVWRITK; translated from the coding sequence ATGACACAGCCAGAAAAATTTCGCGATCTCCCTCTTGAAGATGTGATAGGTGACCGTTTTGGGCGTTACAGTAAATACATTATTCAAGACAGAGCATTGCCTGATGCACGCGACGGGCTTAAGCCTGTTCAGCGCAGAATCCTTTATGCAATGCATGTGGATGGAAATACGAATGACAAAAACTTCCGCAAATCAGCAAAAACAGTCGGTAATGTAATCGGCAACTACCATCCTCATGGAGATACATCCGTATATGACGCCATGGTGAGGATGAGCCAGGATTGGAAGGTCCGGAATCTCCTGATTGAAATGCACGGAAACAACGGAAGCAACGACGGAGATCCTCCAGCTGCGATGCGTTACACAGAAGCAAGGCTTTCTCCGATTGCTTCGGAACTTCTCCGTGATATTGATAGACGTACGGTTGAATTTGTGCCAAACTTTGATGATACCAGCCAGGAACCTCTCGTCCTGCCTGCCATGTACCCGAATTTGCTCGTAAACGGCTCAACCGGGATTTCAGCAGGCTATGCGACGGATATTCCTCCTCATCACTTCGGTGAAGTGATCGACGCTGTCATGAAAAGGATTGATCAGCCGAACTGTTCGGTTGATGAGCTAATGACGGTGATTAATGGTCCTGATTTTCCGACTGGTGGAATCATTCAGGGAATCGAAGGCATTAAGAAGGCCTACGAAACAGGAAAAGGCAAGATCATCATTAGAGGCAAAGCAGAAATAGAAAGCATCAGAGGCGGAAAGCAGCAAATTGTCATTACAGAAATCCCTTTTGAAGTGAATAAAGCCAATCTTGTTAAACGGATGGATGAGTTCAGAATTGAACGGAAGCTTGATGGTATTGCAGAAGTCCGTGATGAAACAGACCGCACAGGCATGCGGATCGTGGTTGAGCTGAAGAAGGAAGCAGATGCACAAGGCATCCTGAACTATCTCTATAAAAACAGTGATTTGCAGGTGCCTTACAATTTCAATATGGTTGCCATTCATAACAGAAGGCCGACGTTAATGACGCTTCCGACAATCTTAGATGCGTATATTGCACACCAAAAAGAAGTCATTACTAACCGTTCCAACTATGACTTGCAAAAAGCACGCGAGAGACAGCATATTGTTGAAGGATTAATCAAGGCTTTATCGATTCTTGATGAAGTAATTGCGACAATCCGTGCTTCAAAAGACAAGCGGGATGCTAAAGATAACTTAATTTCTAAATTTCAGTTTACAGAGCTTCAGGCAGAAGCCATTGTCTCCTTGCAGCTATACCGATTAACCAATACGGATATAACGGCGCTTCAAAATGAAGCAAAAGAGCTTGATGAAAAAATCACAGCCCTTCTTGAAATCCTGAATAATGAAAAAAGATTATACCAAGTTATCAAAGCAGATCTGAAAAAAGTCAAAAAGATGTATGCTGATGAAAGAAGATCTGTGATTGAAAATGAAATCCAGGAGATTAAAATCAATCTTGAAGTGATGATTGCTTCAGAGGATGTCATCGTCACGGTGACGAAAGACGGCTACATTAAACGCACAAGCGGACGATCCTATGCTGCATCAAACGGCCAGGACTTTGGAATGAAGGAAACAGACCGTTTGCTTGCGAAGTATGACGTAAACACAACAGAAGTCGTTCTTCTCTTTACGAATAAAGGAAATTACATCTATTGCCCTGTGCATGAATTGCCTGATATCCGCTGGAAGGACCTTGGGCAGCATATCGCCAATATCGTAAATCTCGAGCGGGATGAACAGCTGATAAAAGCGATTCCGGTCAAAGACTTTACAACTGAGCAATACATGCTGTTTGTCACTAAAAACGGCATGGTCAAAAAAACGGAGTTAAAGCTGTATAAAGCACAGCGATATTCTAAGGCATTGATGGCTGTAAATTTGAAAAATGATGATGTCCTGATAGATGTGCATGTTACATCTGGAAGAGATGATCTCTTTATTGCAACACAGTTCGGGTACGGCTTATGGTTCTCAGAGGAAGAAGTGAACATCGTTGGAGCAAGAGCAGCAGGTGTGAAAGGCATTAACTTAAAAGAGGGAGATTCCGTAATCGGAGGCTCAGCATTTACAGCCGGAGAAATTCCTCAAGTTGTCATTGTTACTCAAAGAGGAGCCGCGAAAAAAATGTCACTCAAGGAATTTGAAAAAACCTCACGTGCAAAACGCGGATTGATCATGCTGCGCGAGCTTAAAAATAACCCTCACCGGTTAGTCGGCATGCAGATCATTCAGCCGGAGGATACGATTATGATCAAAACGGAAAAAGGACAGATTGAAGAAATTGCACCTAAAACCTTAAGAGCAAATGATCGTTACAGCAACGGTTCATTTTTCATAGATGAAGGAGATTCAGGATCTGTAAAAGAAGTTTGGCGCATAACGAAATAA
- a CDS encoding alanine:cation symporter family protein: MTQAAWQSHIGDWAGTFLEVAILLFAFSSVIGNYCYGKTNIEFLNGNKSALFIYRKSCHLHVGSINKWFKDCSRYISCIDKLLISLFFR; encoded by the coding sequence ATTACCCAGGCTGCATGGCAATCGCATATCGGAGATTGGGCTGGAACATTCCTGGAAGTTGCGATCCTTCTGTTCGCATTCAGTTCGGTTATCGGAAATTACTGCTATGGGAAGACCAATATTGAATTTTTGAACGGGAACAAATCTGCGCTTTTCATTTACCGAAAAAGCTGTCATTTGCATGTTGGCTCTATAAATAAATGGTTTAAGGATTGTTCCAGGTATATCAGCTGCATAGATAAACTTTTGATAAGCCTATTTTTTAGATAG
- a CDS encoding glycerophosphodiester phosphodiesterase, with protein MNKKWAAGAGIALALLVGPITQPSSAEAAGTKIDNVAHRGASGYAPENTIAAFDKAVEMKADYIEIDVQRSKDGELVVIHDTTVDRTTDGSGPVQSLTYEEIRNLDAGSWKGTEFAGEKIPSFDEILDRYHGKVGILIELKAPELYPGIEESVALELKERNLDKPQNEKTIIQSFNFESMKKMNDLLPKVPIGVLTSSRLHTTQQALKEFSAYADYFNPSYTIVTKDLVNQVHEEGMKIQSWTVRSQETADFLLEMQVDGIITDYPDYVDPR; from the coding sequence ATGAATAAAAAGTGGGCAGCGGGAGCGGGTATTGCACTCGCATTGTTAGTTGGTCCAATCACACAGCCATCTTCAGCAGAAGCAGCGGGGACCAAGATTGATAATGTAGCACATCGGGGAGCTTCAGGATATGCACCTGAGAACACGATTGCAGCGTTTGACAAAGCTGTCGAAATGAAAGCTGATTACATTGAAATTGACGTTCAAAGAAGTAAGGACGGGGAATTAGTCGTCATTCATGATACTACAGTAGACCGTACCACAGATGGCAGCGGACCCGTTCAAAGTTTAACGTATGAAGAAATAAGAAATCTTGATGCAGGCAGCTGGAAAGGCACAGAATTTGCAGGTGAAAAAATTCCGTCATTTGATGAAATCCTTGATCGCTATCACGGGAAAGTAGGAATACTGATTGAACTTAAAGCACCAGAGCTATATCCAGGAATTGAAGAGAGCGTTGCACTTGAGCTAAAAGAGAGAAACTTAGATAAACCTCAAAATGAAAAAACAATTATCCAATCATTTAATTTTGAATCAATGAAGAAAATGAATGATCTTCTTCCAAAAGTACCAATTGGAGTTTTGACATCATCTCGATTACATACAACACAGCAGGCATTAAAAGAATTCAGCGCATACGCTGACTATTTCAACCCAAGCTATACAATCGTCACAAAAGACCTTGTTAATCAAGTACATGAAGAAGGAATGAAAATTCAATCCTGGACGGTTCGAAGTCAAGAAACGGCTGATTTTCTTTTAGAGATGCAAGTGGATGGAATTATTACGGATTATCCGGATTATGTAGATCCGAGATAA
- a CDS encoding PadR family transcriptional regulator has product MGNNYGSIYPKLKNLEENGYIYSVLKEQGGRQKKQYELTKKGWTELENWLSEALSYPSVNDELFMKWAAWHTEIDENLLVSHLEKRKTESTELLQYVRHWQKNGTSFISSIGMIGIRYAEMKLETEIHWINESVEQLKTGALPPSQEPRSMEKKLLDRRNKFMS; this is encoded by the coding sequence TTGGGGAATAACTATGGGAGCATCTATCCCAAGCTTAAAAACCTGGAGGAGAATGGCTACATTTACTCTGTTTTAAAAGAACAAGGCGGCCGGCAGAAAAAGCAATATGAATTGACGAAAAAAGGCTGGACCGAACTTGAAAACTGGCTGTCGGAAGCCCTGTCCTATCCATCTGTGAATGATGAATTATTTATGAAATGGGCAGCCTGGCATACGGAAATTGACGAAAATCTCCTAGTATCCCATCTAGAAAAAAGGAAAACAGAAAGTACGGAGCTCCTTCAATACGTCCGTCATTGGCAGAAAAATGGCACTTCATTTATTTCAAGTATCGGAATGATTGGCATCCGCTATGCAGAAATGAAATTGGAAACTGAAATCCACTGGATAAATGAATCTGTTGAACAATTAAAAACGGGTGCTCTGCCGCCATCACAAGAACCCCGGAGCATGGAAAAAAAGCTTCTTGACCGGCGTAATAAATTCATGAGTTGA
- a CDS encoding biotin transporter BioY has protein sequence MELKKIVYVSMFATIMGALGIVPPIFLGFSPVPITLQTLGVMLSGSVLGARLGPKYAALSQILFLLLVMTGLPLLSGGRGGIGVFFSPSGGYLMGWIVGAYVIGFLSYRMKNVSFVKILLVNILGGIFIVYLFGIPIQAFMMNIPIAKTVILSLVYLPGDFIKVIVASLLAIKLQKSIPISKKLEA, from the coding sequence ATGGAATTAAAAAAAATAGTCTATGTTTCTATGTTTGCGACAATTATGGGAGCACTAGGGATTGTTCCGCCAATCTTTTTAGGATTTTCTCCCGTTCCGATTACCTTACAAACGTTAGGTGTCATGTTATCAGGAAGTGTGTTGGGAGCGCGTTTAGGTCCCAAATATGCGGCCCTTAGTCAAATCTTATTTTTATTATTGGTAATGACCGGTTTACCTTTATTATCTGGCGGCCGGGGTGGAATCGGTGTTTTTTTCAGTCCATCAGGAGGATATCTCATGGGGTGGATCGTAGGTGCTTATGTGATCGGATTTTTATCTTATCGTATGAAAAACGTATCATTTGTTAAGATTTTGCTTGTTAATATTCTTGGTGGTATTTTTATTGTTTATTTATTCGGCATTCCGATTCAAGCCTTCATGATGAATATTCCTATTGCAAAAACGGTTATTCTTAGCCTGGTGTATCTTCCTGGTGATTTTATAAAGGTAATTGTTGCTTCCTTGCTTGCTATTAAGTTGCAAAAATCTATCCCAATTTCGAAAAAACTGGAGGCCTAA